A region of Scleropages formosus chromosome 2, fSclFor1.1, whole genome shotgun sequence DNA encodes the following proteins:
- the acss2 gene encoding acetyl-coenzyme A synthetase, cytoplasmic isoform X1, with protein sequence MIPDKAPGEDVYQATCDLRKEAHVPSFEKYKELYLKSVENPEEFWGDVAKDFFWKSKHTGQFLDYNFDVTKGKVYIKCMEGAITNICYNVLDRNVHDKKMGDKVAFFWEGNEPGDELKVTYRELLKQVCKMANVLKSLGVKKGDRISIYMPMVVELVVAMLACARIGAVHSIVFAGFSAESLCERILDSQCSLLITADGFYRGDKLINLKMIADDALEKCTEKNFSVQKCIMLKHLSKDGSLLPEGSQSPPAKRACSDLQEKQKERVKKIRPIPQVPWNPEVDLCWHTLMEEASDECEPEWCQSEDPLFILYTSGSTGKPKGVLHTVSGYMLYTASTFKYVFDHQPDDVYWCTADIGWITGHSYITYGPLANGATSVLFEGLPTYPDVSRMWEIVDKYQVTKFYTAPTAIRLLMKYGSGPVQKFTRRSLKVLGTVGEPINPEAWLWYYNVVGEKRCPVVDTFWQTETGGHVLTPLPAATPMKPGSAAFPFFGVVPAILNESGEELEGPNEGYLVFKQPWPGVMRTVYGNHERFETTYFKKFPGYYVTGDGCRRDKDGYLWITGRIDDMLNVSGHLLSTAEVESALVEHEAVAEAAVVSHPHPVKGESLYCFITLKDGFDYTISLEAQLKKQVREKIGAIATPDYMQNAPGLPKTRSGKIMRRVLRKIARNERDLGDVSTLADCTVIEQLFQNRCNTA encoded by the exons ATGATTCCTGACAAAGCGCCGGGGGAGGACGTGTACCAGGCGACGTGCGATCTGCGGAAGGAGGCTCATGTCCCGAGCTTCGAAAAATACAAAGAGCTGTACCTCAAGTCTGTAGAAAACCCAGAAG AGTTCTGGGGAGATGTTGCCAAAGACTTCTTTTGGAAGTCCAAGCACACAGGCCAGTTCCTGGACTACAATTTTGATGTGACCAAAGGCAAGGTTTATATCAAGTGCATGGAGGGCGCCATCACCAATATTTGCTACAATGTGCTGGACAGAAATGTCCATGACAAGAAAATGGGTGACAAAGTGGCTTTCTTTTG GGAGGGCAATGAGCCTGGGGATGAGCTGAAAGTCACCTACAGGGAGCTACTCAAGCAGGTCTGCAAGATGGCCAATGTCCTCAAGTCCCTGG GAGTGAAGAAGGGGGACCGAATCTCCATCTACATGCCCATGGTGGTGGAGTTGGTGGTGGCCATGCTAGCATGTGCTCGCATTGGAGCTGTTCACTCCATTGTG TTTGCAGGATTTTCTGCAGAGTCTCTTTGTGAGAGGATCCTGGACTCCCAGTGTTCATTGCTTATCACTGCTG ATGGATTTTACAGAGGAGATAAACTCATCAACCTGAAAATGATTGCTGACGATGCACTGGAAAAGTGCACGGAGAA GAATTTCTCAGTTCAAAAGTGCATTATGTTAAAGCATCTATCTAAGGATGGATCACTCTTGCCGGAAGGGTCCCAGTCCCCCCCTGCAAAACGCGCCTGCTCTGACTTACAG gagaaacagaaagaaagagtaaAGAAAATCCGTCCCATACCCCAG GTTCCCTGGAACCCTGAGGTTGACCTGTGCTGGCATACTCTGATGGAGGAGGCTTCTGATGAGTGTGAGCCTGAATGGTGTCAGTCTGAGGACCCTCTCTTCATCCTGTATACCAGTGGCTCCACAGGGAAGCCCAAG GGTGTGCTGCACACGGTCAGTGGGTACATGCTGTACACAGCGAGCACTTTTAAATACGTCTTTGACCATCAGCCTGACGATGTCTACTGGTGCACAGCTGACATTGGCTGGATCACAGGACACTCCTACATCACTTATGGGCCTTTGGCCAATGGGGCCACTAGTGTGTTG TTTGAGGGCCTACCCACCTACCCTGATGTGAGCCGCATGTGGGAAATTGTTGACAAGTACCAAGTGACCAAGTTCTACACTGCCCCAACGGCCATCCGCCTGCTGATGAAGTACGGCAGTGGGCCGGTCCAAAA GTTTACGCGCCGCTCGCTGAAGGTGTTGGGTACAGTCGGAGAGCCCATCAACCCGGAGGCCTGGCTATGGTACTACAACGTGGTTGGGGAAAAGAGGTGCCCCGTCGTGGACACCTTCTGGCAGACAGAGACA GGGGGACATGTGTTGACTCCCCTTCCTGCTGCCACACCTATGAAGCCAGGTTCTGCG GCGTTTCCTTTCTTTGGTGTGGTTCCAGCAATCCTAAATGAATCTGGAGAGGAGTTGGAGGGCCCAAACGAAGGCTACCTG GTCTTCAAACAGCCCTGGCCTGGAGTTATGAGAACAGTGTACGGAAATCACGAGAGGTTCGAGACCACCTACTTTAAGAAATTCCCCGGGTATTACGTCACCGGAGATG GTTGCAGAAGGGACAAAGATGGATACTTATGGATCACTGGAAGGATTGATGACATGCTGAACGTCTCTG GTCACCTGCTGAGCACAGCTGAGGTAGAGTCAGCCTTGGTGGAACATGAAGCAGTAGCAGAGGCAGCTGTGGTCAGCCATCCTCACCCTGTAAAAGGGGAGAGCCTCTACTGCTTTATCACGCTGAAGGATGGGTTTGACTACACCATTTCCTTGGAGGCCCAGCTGAAGAAACAGG TGAGAGAGAAAATTGGTGCCATCGCCACTCCAGACTACATGCAGAATGCTCCCGGGCTTCCAAAAACCAGATCAG
- the acss2 gene encoding acetyl-coenzyme A synthetase, cytoplasmic isoform X2, producing MIPDKAPGEDVYQATCDLRKEAHVPSFEKYKELYLKSVENPEEFWGDVAKDFFWKSKHTGQFLDYNFDVTKGKVYIKCMEGAITNICYNVLDRNVHDKKMGDKVAFFWEGNEPGDELKVTYRELLKQVCKMANVLKSLGVKKGDRISIYMPMVVELVVAMLACARIGAVHSIVFAGFSAESLCERILDSQCSLLITADGFYRGDKLINLKMIADDALEKCTEKNFSVQKCIMLKHLSKDGSLLPEGSQSPPAKRACSDLQVPWNPEVDLCWHTLMEEASDECEPEWCQSEDPLFILYTSGSTGKPKGVLHTVSGYMLYTASTFKYVFDHQPDDVYWCTADIGWITGHSYITYGPLANGATSVLFEGLPTYPDVSRMWEIVDKYQVTKFYTAPTAIRLLMKYGSGPVQKFTRRSLKVLGTVGEPINPEAWLWYYNVVGEKRCPVVDTFWQTETGGHVLTPLPAATPMKPGSAAFPFFGVVPAILNESGEELEGPNEGYLVFKQPWPGVMRTVYGNHERFETTYFKKFPGYYVTGDGCRRDKDGYLWITGRIDDMLNVSGHLLSTAEVESALVEHEAVAEAAVVSHPHPVKGESLYCFITLKDGFDYTISLEAQLKKQVREKIGAIATPDYMQNAPGLPKTRSGKIMRRVLRKIARNERDLGDVSTLADCTVIEQLFQNRCNTA from the exons ATGATTCCTGACAAAGCGCCGGGGGAGGACGTGTACCAGGCGACGTGCGATCTGCGGAAGGAGGCTCATGTCCCGAGCTTCGAAAAATACAAAGAGCTGTACCTCAAGTCTGTAGAAAACCCAGAAG AGTTCTGGGGAGATGTTGCCAAAGACTTCTTTTGGAAGTCCAAGCACACAGGCCAGTTCCTGGACTACAATTTTGATGTGACCAAAGGCAAGGTTTATATCAAGTGCATGGAGGGCGCCATCACCAATATTTGCTACAATGTGCTGGACAGAAATGTCCATGACAAGAAAATGGGTGACAAAGTGGCTTTCTTTTG GGAGGGCAATGAGCCTGGGGATGAGCTGAAAGTCACCTACAGGGAGCTACTCAAGCAGGTCTGCAAGATGGCCAATGTCCTCAAGTCCCTGG GAGTGAAGAAGGGGGACCGAATCTCCATCTACATGCCCATGGTGGTGGAGTTGGTGGTGGCCATGCTAGCATGTGCTCGCATTGGAGCTGTTCACTCCATTGTG TTTGCAGGATTTTCTGCAGAGTCTCTTTGTGAGAGGATCCTGGACTCCCAGTGTTCATTGCTTATCACTGCTG ATGGATTTTACAGAGGAGATAAACTCATCAACCTGAAAATGATTGCTGACGATGCACTGGAAAAGTGCACGGAGAA GAATTTCTCAGTTCAAAAGTGCATTATGTTAAAGCATCTATCTAAGGATGGATCACTCTTGCCGGAAGGGTCCCAGTCCCCCCCTGCAAAACGCGCCTGCTCTGACTTACAG GTTCCCTGGAACCCTGAGGTTGACCTGTGCTGGCATACTCTGATGGAGGAGGCTTCTGATGAGTGTGAGCCTGAATGGTGTCAGTCTGAGGACCCTCTCTTCATCCTGTATACCAGTGGCTCCACAGGGAAGCCCAAG GGTGTGCTGCACACGGTCAGTGGGTACATGCTGTACACAGCGAGCACTTTTAAATACGTCTTTGACCATCAGCCTGACGATGTCTACTGGTGCACAGCTGACATTGGCTGGATCACAGGACACTCCTACATCACTTATGGGCCTTTGGCCAATGGGGCCACTAGTGTGTTG TTTGAGGGCCTACCCACCTACCCTGATGTGAGCCGCATGTGGGAAATTGTTGACAAGTACCAAGTGACCAAGTTCTACACTGCCCCAACGGCCATCCGCCTGCTGATGAAGTACGGCAGTGGGCCGGTCCAAAA GTTTACGCGCCGCTCGCTGAAGGTGTTGGGTACAGTCGGAGAGCCCATCAACCCGGAGGCCTGGCTATGGTACTACAACGTGGTTGGGGAAAAGAGGTGCCCCGTCGTGGACACCTTCTGGCAGACAGAGACA GGGGGACATGTGTTGACTCCCCTTCCTGCTGCCACACCTATGAAGCCAGGTTCTGCG GCGTTTCCTTTCTTTGGTGTGGTTCCAGCAATCCTAAATGAATCTGGAGAGGAGTTGGAGGGCCCAAACGAAGGCTACCTG GTCTTCAAACAGCCCTGGCCTGGAGTTATGAGAACAGTGTACGGAAATCACGAGAGGTTCGAGACCACCTACTTTAAGAAATTCCCCGGGTATTACGTCACCGGAGATG GTTGCAGAAGGGACAAAGATGGATACTTATGGATCACTGGAAGGATTGATGACATGCTGAACGTCTCTG GTCACCTGCTGAGCACAGCTGAGGTAGAGTCAGCCTTGGTGGAACATGAAGCAGTAGCAGAGGCAGCTGTGGTCAGCCATCCTCACCCTGTAAAAGGGGAGAGCCTCTACTGCTTTATCACGCTGAAGGATGGGTTTGACTACACCATTTCCTTGGAGGCCCAGCTGAAGAAACAGG TGAGAGAGAAAATTGGTGCCATCGCCACTCCAGACTACATGCAGAATGCTCCCGGGCTTCCAAAAACCAGATCAG
- the mapre1b gene encoding microtubule-associated protein RP/EB family member 1b: protein MAVNVYSTSVTSDNLSRHDMLAWINESLQLNLTKIEQLCSGAVYCQFMDMLFPGCVALKKVKFQAKLEHEYIHNFKILQASFKKMGVDKIIPVDKLVKGKFQDNFEFVQWFKKFFDANYDGKEYDPVEARQGQDTMPLQNPPMPALNKPKKILTAAPQRPAAVAKATPKMAPASARRPGMGGGDDERAELIQEVNILKSTIQDMEKERDFYFGKLRNIELICQEKEGEGDPTLQRIVDILYATDEGFVIPDAESEDQEEF from the exons ATGGCTGTGAATGTCTATTCGACCTCAGTGACCAGCGACAATTTGAGTCGTCATGACATGCTTGCCTGGATAAATGAGTCATTACAGCTCAACCTTACAAAGATTGAGCAGCTGTGCTCAG GTGCTGTCTATTGCCAGTTCATGGACATGCTGTTTCCTGGCTGCGTGGCTTTGAAGAAAGTCAAATTTCAGGCCAAACTAGAACATGAATACATTCACAACTTCAAAATATTGCAAGCCAGCTTCAAGAAAATGGGTGTCGACAAA attaTTCCAGTAGACAAGTTAGTAAAAGGCAAGTTCCAGGACAACTTTGAGTTTGTGCAGTGGTTCAAGAAATTCTTTGATGCCAACTACGACGGGAAGGAGTACGACCCCGTGGAGGCTCGACAGGGCCAGGACACCATGCCCCTCCAGAACCCCCCCATGCCTGCCCTTAACAAGCCAAAGAAGATCCTCACTGCTG CGCCCCAGCGACCGGCGGCTGTTGCCAAGGCCACCCCTAAGATGGCACCTGCCTCAGCGCGACGGCCGGGGATGGGTGGTGGTGACGACGAGAGGGCAGAGCTCATCCAAGAG GTTAATATTCTAAAATCTACCATTCAGgacatggagaaggagagggatttTTATTTTGGCAAGCTGAGGAATATTGAGCTCATCTGccaggagaaggagggagagggtGACCCGACACTGCAGAGGATTGTGGATATTCTTTATGCCACAGAT GAAGGCTTTGTCATACCAGATGCAGAGTCAGAGGACCAAGAGGAGTTCTAA